The genomic segment CCAACAGCAACACGTTCACGGCCTACGTCGCCCGCAACGTCCCGGAACTGGGCGCCGCGTTACCCTCCAACGCCCTCGGCAAGGATTACCTGGACGGAGGCCGCATTCTCGCGCCCGCGCCGAGCCGCACCGGATGGCAATTCTCGCTCTACGGCGTCCTGGGCGTCACCCTGGCACTCCAGGAAGGGCTGGAGATCAACCTCTTCGGGCTGGTGTTCGGCGTCGACGTGGCGCGGCCCGCGCTCAAGCTTCCGTTCGCCGCGCGCATCGGACTGAGCAGGGACCTGACCGAAGGATGACACCTCAGTTCCTCGCCCTGGTGACTTCGTTCTTCTACGCCGGCTGCTTCCTGGCCACCCGGCGCGGGCTGGTGTACTCCACTCCGGCCACCGCCGCCTATGTGGCGCTGACCGTCAACAGCACCATCCTCTGGACGATCGTCTTTGCCGCCGGCGGTGTCCCCGCCGTTCCCCTGCTGGCCATCCTCTGCTTCATCGTGGGCGGCTGGCTCCAGCTCGGCACGCGCATGTTCGCCTACCACGGCGTCGCCCGCCTCGGCGCCAGCGTCACCAGCACCGTTCAGGCCACCAACCCGCTCTTCGGCACCGCCCTGGCGGTCATCTTCCTGCACGAAACCCTGACACCGTTCATCATCTTCGGCACCGGCTCGGTGGTGTTCGGGATCACCCTGCTCTCATGGAACCCAGGGCAGCAGGCGACCTACAAGCCGTGGGAGCTGATCTTTCCGGTGATCGCCGCCCTCACGGCCGGCGTCAACCACCCCATCCGACGCTACGGCCTCACCCTCGCCAACGAGCCGCTGTTCCTGAGCGCGGTCATGGGCGTGTCCGCCCTGACCCCCATGCTGCTCAACCTCGCCAACCCCAAGGCGCGCCGGAACATCGTGCTCGACCGCCGCGCCATGCCCTATTTCCTGGTCACGGGCATCTTCGAGGCCATCGGAATATGGGCGTTGGTAAAGGCACTGGGTGTGGGCAACGTCGTGGTGGTCGGCCCCATCGTCTGCGTCGCCCCGTTGTGGGTGCTGCTGGGCACCCTGCTCTTCTCCCGCGACATCGAGCAGGTCAATCTCCGCACCGGTGTCGCCACCATCTTCGTCATCGCGGGAATCATCGCCATCTACCTGGCGTAGATTTGTAGTGCTCCACAACCGCCCCTGGATTCCCGCCTCCGCGGGAATAACGATTCGGGGCGTTGGTGGTGCTCCTTGAGGCGACGCTAAAGGGCGACGGGCTGTGCCGGCACCTTCTCCTGGAGCCACGCCGAAAGGTCCGCGAGGCTCCGGGACGTGATCTCGTGCCCCATGTCGTATTCGCGGTAGTCCACCGGTACGTGCAGCTTTTCGAGGAGGGTGATGGAGTGCTTGGCGCGCGCCAGCTCGATCAGTTCGTCGCGCGTGCCGTGCTGCACCAGGGTCTGGAGCGAGTTCACCCCATCGGACACCTCGAGAGCGTCCAGCGTCCCCTCGCGGAGCCACGAGCTGAGCACGCACATGCCGGCGAAACGGTCGGGATCGGACAGCCCCAGGCTGTAGGCCATGCCGCCGCCCTGGCTGAAGCCCAGGAGGACGAGCTTGCCGCCGTCCGCGGCGTAGCGCCGGGTGCACTGGTCCAGGAACGTCCGCAGCCGGTCGCGGGCGGAAAGGAAGGCCGCGGTATCGATCTCGCCTCCCAGGGACATGGGGAACCAGGCGTATCCGGTCATGCCCGGGCCCAGGGCCACCTCCAGCGGCGCCTGCGGACAGATGACCCGGAACGCGCCGCCGCACAGATGCGGCGCCAGCCCCAGGAGGTCCATGGCGTTGGCGCCGCGCCCGTGGAGCGCCAGGATCGTCGGATGCGGCCCCTCGCCTTCGGGCTCGTATACGCAGTGAAGCAATTCCATCGCGGCTCCGCCTTTCACTCCATGACCGCCCGGAGATCCTTGACGTAGTCCTCGAACGCCGCATCCATGGTGTAGCGCGGCTCCCAGCCCAGGTATTGCTTCGCCCTGGAGATGTCCAGCGGCGTGCTGGCCGACACATCCGGGGGCCTTCCGGGGATCACCTCCACCTCCAGCTTGGGAAACTGCCGCTCCACCGTCCCCACCAGCTCGTCGAACGTCGTCAACTGGCCGGAGCCGATGTTGAAGGTGGTCTTCTCCGGCATCGGCACGGTCGTCGCCAAGTCCACGGCGCGCCCCATGTCCTTGGCGTAGACGTACTCGAAGGTCATGGTCTGGGCCTGCGGAATCCGCGCCACCTCCCCGCGAATGCCCGCCTCCAGGAGCATCTGCACCTTCTCGCCGCCACCGGAGCCGCCCCAGAAATGCCCGAGTCCGTACGCGTTGGCCAGCCTCAGCGTCAGCAGCTCGAAACCGTACAGGCGCTGGTACGCCTCGGCCATCAGCTCCTTGGTGGCCTTGGAGTTGCCGTAGCCGGCTCCCGGCCCCCGCGGCATGTCCTCGTGGGTGGGTCGGTCCCCGGCGCGCCGCCGGTCATAGGCGCCGAAGGTGCTGATGAGCACGAAACGCTTCACCCCGGTGAGCCGTGCTGCCTCGAGCACGTTGATGGTCCCCATCACGTTGATCTGCAAGCCGTTGTAGAGCGACTCCACCACTCGCCCGCCGATGAGCCCGGCGGTATGCACCACGGTTTCCGGGCGAAAGCGCAGCATCGCCTCCGTCAGCGCCGGCAGGTCCCGGATGTCCTTCTGCACCACCTCCACGTCCGCCGTCCCGAGCTTCCGGTGCAGGTATTCCGTGCGCGGCATGAAGTCGTAGAAGACCAGCTTCTCGTCGCGCGCCAGCGCACACTGCGCGAACGAGGTGCCCACGAGGCCCACTCCTGTGACTAGTGTCGTTCCCATGATTGCCTGACTCCTTGGTTGGAACAGTGGTTGGGATCTAGCGTCCTCCCGCTTGGCACAGACCCATCCATAACCGACTTGGCCGCCTCCGGCAAACTGGCCCGGCGCCGTCCGGCGCGTGTTGACGCACCGAAACCCGAACCTGTATGGTGGCGCCGTGATCATCGTCGGAACGGTACTGATCGCGTTTCTCTTGACGTCATCCCCGATCATCATGGCCGACCAGACAGACCCGCGGC from the Deltaproteobacteria bacterium genome contains:
- a CDS encoding DMT family transporter; this encodes MTPQFLALVTSFFYAGCFLATRRGLVYSTPATAAYVALTVNSTILWTIVFAAGGVPAVPLLAILCFIVGGWLQLGTRMFAYHGVARLGASVTSTVQATNPLFGTALAVIFLHETLTPFIIFGTGSVVFGITLLSWNPGQQATYKPWELIFPVIAALTAGVNHPIRRYGLTLANEPLFLSAVMGVSALTPMLLNLANPKARRNIVLDRRAMPYFLVTGIFEAIGIWALVKALGVGNVVVVGPIVCVAPLWVLLGTLLFSRDIEQVNLRTGVATIFVIAGIIAIYLA
- a CDS encoding NAD(P)-dependent oxidoreductase; translated protein: MGTTLVTGVGLVGTSFAQCALARDEKLVFYDFMPRTEYLHRKLGTADVEVVQKDIRDLPALTEAMLRFRPETVVHTAGLIGGRVVESLYNGLQINVMGTINVLEAARLTGVKRFVLISTFGAYDRRRAGDRPTHEDMPRGPGAGYGNSKATKELMAEAYQRLYGFELLTLRLANAYGLGHFWGGSGGGEKVQMLLEAGIRGEVARIPQAQTMTFEYVYAKDMGRAVDLATTVPMPEKTTFNIGSGQLTTFDELVGTVERQFPKLEVEVIPGRPPDVSASTPLDISRAKQYLGWEPRYTMDAAFEDYVKDLRAVME